A single region of the Nicotiana sylvestris chromosome 6, ASM39365v2, whole genome shotgun sequence genome encodes:
- the LOC104220291 gene encoding myb family transcription factor PHL11 isoform X3 yields MYNGSGAGRGGSFMYENEVVMTRDPKPRLRWTVDLHQHFVDAVTKLGGPESFGFTEATPKSVLRLMGVKGLTLYHLKSHLQKYRLGQQAKKQNAAEQNKENSSGDSSGQFNLHSSGPGTSSLSMNYIQGDVPIAEAVMSQIEVQKRLQDQLEVQQKLQMRIEAQVEATRAQLTDLDLPLSNLMNYTNRQNRNDNIIGKTTHDDNIKEELQRSNYIVEEEQKSNMNLNFDLNSRNSYDFVGANAAVLEAKALSHGRLET; encoded by the exons ATGTATAATGGAAGTGGGGCGGGAAGAGGAGGTAGTTTTATGTATGAGAATGAAGTGGTGATGACAAGAGACCCAAAGCCAAGGTTGAGGTGGACTGTTGATCTACATCAACACTTTGTTGATGCTGTCACTAAGCTTGGTGGTCCTGAAA GTTTTGGATTTACAGAAGCAACTCCCAAGTCAGTACTGAGGTTAATGGGCGTGAAGGGTTTGACACTATACCATTTGAAGAGTCATTTGCAG AAGTATAGACTTGGACAGCAGGCCAAGAAACAAAATGCAGCGGagcaaaacaaagaaaacagTAGTG GGGATTCGTCGGGACAATTTAATTTGCATTCCTCAGGCCCTGGTACCTCATCATTAAGTATGAACTATATACAAGG AGATGTTCCAATAGCAGAGGCAGTAATGAGTCAGATTGAAGTTCAGAAAAGATTACAGGACCAGCTTGAG GTGCAACAGAAATTGCAAATGAGAATAGAGGCACAAG TGGAAGCAACAAGAGCTCAGCTTACTGATTTGGATTTACCTCTGTCAAATTTAATGAATTACACGAATAGACAGAACCGGAATGATAACATTATCGGTAAAACAACACATGATGATAATATCAAAGAGGAGCTACAAAGGTCTAATTACATTGTGGAGGAAGAACAAAAGAGCAATATGAATCTTAACTTCGATTTGAATTCCAGAAATAGCTATGACTTTGTTGGTGCAAATGCAGCCGTGTTGGAAGCCAAAGCACTTTCACATGGAAGATTGGAAACATAG
- the LOC104220291 gene encoding myb family transcription factor PHL11 isoform X2 — protein sequence MYNGSGAGRGGSFMYENEVVMTRDPKPRLRWTVDLHQHFVDAVTKLGGPEKATPKSVLRLMGVKGLTLYHLKSHLQKYRLGQQAKKQNAAEQNKENSSGDSSGQFNLHSSGPGTSSLSMNYIQGDVPIAEAVMSQIEVQKRLQDQLEVQQKLQMRIEAQGKYLQVILSKAQKSIPVNMNSPSAVEATRAQLTDLDLPLSNLMNYTNRQNRNDNIIGKTTHDDNIKEELQRSNYIVEEEQKSNMNLNFDLNSRNSYDFVGANAAVLEAKALSHGRLET from the exons ATGTATAATGGAAGTGGGGCGGGAAGAGGAGGTAGTTTTATGTATGAGAATGAAGTGGTGATGACAAGAGACCCAAAGCCAAGGTTGAGGTGGACTGTTGATCTACATCAACACTTTGTTGATGCTGTCACTAAGCTTGGTGGTCCTGAAA AAGCAACTCCCAAGTCAGTACTGAGGTTAATGGGCGTGAAGGGTTTGACACTATACCATTTGAAGAGTCATTTGCAG AAGTATAGACTTGGACAGCAGGCCAAGAAACAAAATGCAGCGGagcaaaacaaagaaaacagTAGTG GGGATTCGTCGGGACAATTTAATTTGCATTCCTCAGGCCCTGGTACCTCATCATTAAGTATGAACTATATACAAGG AGATGTTCCAATAGCAGAGGCAGTAATGAGTCAGATTGAAGTTCAGAAAAGATTACAGGACCAGCTTGAG GTGCAACAGAAATTGCAAATGAGAATAGAGGCACAAGGTAAGTATCTGCAAGTGATATTAAGTAAAGCTCAGAAGAGCATTCCAGTGAACATGAATTCTCCTAGTGCAGTGGAAGCAACAAGAGCTCAGCTTACTGATTTGGATTTACCTCTGTCAAATTTAATGAATTACACGAATAGACAGAACCGGAATGATAACATTATCGGTAAAACAACACATGATGATAATATCAAAGAGGAGCTACAAAGGTCTAATTACATTGTGGAGGAAGAACAAAAGAGCAATATGAATCTTAACTTCGATTTGAATTCCAGAAATAGCTATGACTTTGTTGGTGCAAATGCAGCCGTGTTGGAAGCCAAAGCACTTTCACATGGAAGATTGGAAACATAG
- the LOC104220291 gene encoding myb family transcription factor PHL11 isoform X1 — MYNGSGAGRGGSFMYENEVVMTRDPKPRLRWTVDLHQHFVDAVTKLGGPESFGFTEATPKSVLRLMGVKGLTLYHLKSHLQKYRLGQQAKKQNAAEQNKENSSGDSSGQFNLHSSGPGTSSLSMNYIQGDVPIAEAVMSQIEVQKRLQDQLEVQQKLQMRIEAQGKYLQVILSKAQKSIPVNMNSPSAVEATRAQLTDLDLPLSNLMNYTNRQNRNDNIIGKTTHDDNIKEELQRSNYIVEEEQKSNMNLNFDLNSRNSYDFVGANAAVLEAKALSHGRLET; from the exons ATGTATAATGGAAGTGGGGCGGGAAGAGGAGGTAGTTTTATGTATGAGAATGAAGTGGTGATGACAAGAGACCCAAAGCCAAGGTTGAGGTGGACTGTTGATCTACATCAACACTTTGTTGATGCTGTCACTAAGCTTGGTGGTCCTGAAA GTTTTGGATTTACAGAAGCAACTCCCAAGTCAGTACTGAGGTTAATGGGCGTGAAGGGTTTGACACTATACCATTTGAAGAGTCATTTGCAG AAGTATAGACTTGGACAGCAGGCCAAGAAACAAAATGCAGCGGagcaaaacaaagaaaacagTAGTG GGGATTCGTCGGGACAATTTAATTTGCATTCCTCAGGCCCTGGTACCTCATCATTAAGTATGAACTATATACAAGG AGATGTTCCAATAGCAGAGGCAGTAATGAGTCAGATTGAAGTTCAGAAAAGATTACAGGACCAGCTTGAG GTGCAACAGAAATTGCAAATGAGAATAGAGGCACAAGGTAAGTATCTGCAAGTGATATTAAGTAAAGCTCAGAAGAGCATTCCAGTGAACATGAATTCTCCTAGTGCAGTGGAAGCAACAAGAGCTCAGCTTACTGATTTGGATTTACCTCTGTCAAATTTAATGAATTACACGAATAGACAGAACCGGAATGATAACATTATCGGTAAAACAACACATGATGATAATATCAAAGAGGAGCTACAAAGGTCTAATTACATTGTGGAGGAAGAACAAAAGAGCAATATGAATCTTAACTTCGATTTGAATTCCAGAAATAGCTATGACTTTGTTGGTGCAAATGCAGCCGTGTTGGAAGCCAAAGCACTTTCACATGGAAGATTGGAAACATAG
- the LOC104220290 gene encoding isoflavone reductase homolog: MAKSKVLVVGGTGYIGKRIVKASLAQGHTTYVLQRPEIGLDIDKLQMLLSFKEQGARLVEASFSDHRSLVEAVKQVDVVICTMSGVHFRSHNILLQLKLVDAIKEAGNIKRFLPSEFGMDPAIMGHAIEPGRVTFDEKMEVRKAIEEAHIPYTYISANCFAGYFAGNLSQLGTLVPPKHKVCVYGHGNVKVVYMDEDDVATYTIKSIDDPRTLNKTVYLRPQENILTQRELIAKWEKLKGIDLEKISVSEQDFLSSMKGMDYAGQVGVGHFYHIFYEGCLTNFEIGENAEEASELYPEVRYTRMDEYLKRYLN; this comes from the exons ATGGCAAAAAGCAAGGTTCTTGTTGTAGGCGGCACTGGTTATATTGGCAAGAGGATTGTAAAAGCTAGCTTAGCTCAGGGACATACAACGTATGTCTTGCAGCGACCGGAGATCGGCCTCGACATCGACAAACTACAGATGTTGTTGTCGTTCAAGGAGCAAGGTGCTCGACTTGTCGAGGCCTCGTTCTCCGACCACCGGAGCCTTGTGGAGGCTGTCAAACAGGTGGATGTTGTTATATGCACAATGTCTGGTGTGCATTTCAGAAGTCACAATATCTTGTTGCAACTCAAGTTGGTTGATGCCATTAAAGAAGCTGGAAATATTAAG CGGTTCTTGCCATCGGAATTTGGAATGGATCCAGCAATAATGGGACATGCAATAGAACCAGGAAGAGTGACATTTGACGAGAAGATGGAAGTGAGAAAAGCCATAGAAGAAGCTCATATTCCTTACACTTACATCTCTGCTAACTGCTTTGCTGGTTACTTTGCTGGCAATCTCTCTCAACTTGGAACTCTTGTTCCTCCTAAACACAAAGTTTGTGTCTATGGACATGGCAATGTTAAAG TGGTGTATATGGATGAAGATGATGTAGCAACATACACAATTAAAAGCATAGATGATCCAAGGACACTGAACAAGACAGTGTACCTTAGGCCACAGGAAAACATTCTGACTCAAAGGGAGTTGATAGCCAAGTGGGAAAAGCTGAAAGGAATAGACCTTGAAAAAATTAGCGTCTCTGAACAAGACTTCCTCTCTTCCATGAAAG GAATGGACTATGCTGGACAGGTAGGAGTTGGACATTTCTACCACATATTCTACGAAGGTTGTTTAACAAACTTTGAAATTGGAGAAAATGCAGAAGAAGCTTCTGAACTTTACCCTGAAGTTCGTTACACTCGTATGGATGAATATCTAAAACGCTATCTTAATTAA
- the LOC104220291 gene encoding myb family transcription factor PHL11 isoform X4, translating into MFPLRVVFFMKLIPQQKATPKSVLRLMGVKGLTLYHLKSHLQKYRLGQQAKKQNAAEQNKENSSGDSSGQFNLHSSGPGTSSLSMNYIQGDVPIAEAVMSQIEVQKRLQDQLEVQQKLQMRIEAQGKYLQVILSKAQKSIPVNMNSPSAVEATRAQLTDLDLPLSNLMNYTNRQNRNDNIIGKTTHDDNIKEELQRSNYIVEEEQKSNMNLNFDLNSRNSYDFVGANAAVLEAKALSHGRLET; encoded by the exons ATGTTTCCTCTCCGTGTCGTTTTCTTTATGAAATTGATACCACAACAAA AAGCAACTCCCAAGTCAGTACTGAGGTTAATGGGCGTGAAGGGTTTGACACTATACCATTTGAAGAGTCATTTGCAG AAGTATAGACTTGGACAGCAGGCCAAGAAACAAAATGCAGCGGagcaaaacaaagaaaacagTAGTG GGGATTCGTCGGGACAATTTAATTTGCATTCCTCAGGCCCTGGTACCTCATCATTAAGTATGAACTATATACAAGG AGATGTTCCAATAGCAGAGGCAGTAATGAGTCAGATTGAAGTTCAGAAAAGATTACAGGACCAGCTTGAG GTGCAACAGAAATTGCAAATGAGAATAGAGGCACAAGGTAAGTATCTGCAAGTGATATTAAGTAAAGCTCAGAAGAGCATTCCAGTGAACATGAATTCTCCTAGTGCAGTGGAAGCAACAAGAGCTCAGCTTACTGATTTGGATTTACCTCTGTCAAATTTAATGAATTACACGAATAGACAGAACCGGAATGATAACATTATCGGTAAAACAACACATGATGATAATATCAAAGAGGAGCTACAAAGGTCTAATTACATTGTGGAGGAAGAACAAAAGAGCAATATGAATCTTAACTTCGATTTGAATTCCAGAAATAGCTATGACTTTGTTGGTGCAAATGCAGCCGTGTTGGAAGCCAAAGCACTTTCACATGGAAGATTGGAAACATAG